In Helianthus annuus cultivar XRQ/B chromosome 3, HanXRQr2.0-SUNRISE, whole genome shotgun sequence, a single window of DNA contains:
- the LOC110930275 gene encoding early light-induced protein 2, chloroplastic-like, with product MAATSVFMATPVARLTTNPSSRRTVNFAVVRCMSQDQQSSPAPKKVSTKFSDVLAFSGPAPERINGRLAMIGFVSAMAVELTNGQDVFAQISHGGVSAFVATSLVLSLASLVPLFKGVRAESKSSGLMTSDAELWNGRAAMLGLVALAFTEYVTGSALV from the coding sequence ATGGCAGCTACTTCAGTCTTCATGGCAACCCCCGTCGCACGTCTCACCACCAACCCTTCATCTAGAAGAACCGTCAACTTTGCTGTCGTCAGGTGCATGTCACAAGATCAACAATCTTCACCGGCACCGAAGAAGGTGAGCACTAAGTTCTCCGACGTGTTGGCGTTCAGTGGGCCTGCACCGGAGAGGATTAACGGAAGGTTGGCGATGATAGGGTTTGTGTCGGCGATGGCAGTAGAATTAACCAACGGTCAAGATGTGTTCGCTCAGATCTCACACGGTGGAGTTTCGGCGTTTGTAGCGACGAGTTTGGTGTTGTCGCTGGCGTCGTTGGTGCCGTTGTTTAAAGGGGTGAGGGCAGAGTCGAAGTCGAGTGGGTTGATGACGTCGGATGCAGAGCTGTGGAACGGGCGGGCTGCGATGTTGGGTTTGGTGGCTTTGGCTTTTACCGAATATGTGACGGGCAGTGCCCTTGTATGa